One genomic window of Medicago truncatula cultivar Jemalong A17 chromosome 1, MtrunA17r5.0-ANR, whole genome shotgun sequence includes the following:
- the LOC25485783 gene encoding DNA-directed RNA polymerase V subunit 7, with protein sequence MFLKVQLPWNVIIAAENLKPGSLMLQRAILIRLLSDFAAKKATKDMGYFLAVTTLDKIGEGKVRQHTGDVLFPVVFNAVTFKIFKGEVLEGVVHKVLKHGVFMRIGPIENAYLSSSKMPGYVYVLGENPYFMNQKMPKIAKDVKVRVVVIGTKWMEAEREFQALVGLEGDYLGPISSPDM encoded by the coding sequence ATGTTTCTCAAAGTGCAGCTTCCTTGGAATGTCATCATTGCTGCAGAGAACCTGAAGCCAGGCAGTCTCATGCTTCAACGGGCAATCCTCATCCGGCTTTTAAGCGATTTCGCTGCAAAAAAGGCGACAAAAGACATGGGATACTTTCTTGCGGTGACTACACTGGATAAAATAGGAGAGGGGAAAGTCAGGCAACATACTGGAGATGTTCTGTTCCCTGTTGTTTTCAATGCCGTGACCTTCAAGATTTTCAAGGGTGAGGTATTGGAGGGTGTCGTCCACAAGGTGCTGAAGCATGGGGTTTTCATGCGAATTGGTCCAATAGAGAATGCCTATCTCTCAAGTAGCAAGATGCCTGGGTATGTGTATGTTCTCGGTGAAAACCCATATTTCATGAATCAGAAAATGCCCAAGATTGCCAAAGATGTCAAGGTTCGAGTTGTGGTGATCGGTACAAAGTGGATGGAGGCAGAGAGGGAATTTCAGGCATTGGTTGGCTTGGAAGGGGATTATCTAGGACCAATTTCATCCCCTGATATGTAG